From a region of the uncultured Desulfatiglans sp. genome:
- the acdA gene encoding Acyl-CoA dehydrogenase, with protein MDFALTDEQQMVREMARRFAEAEIKPKAAELDATHAHPAAIVRELGELKMLGIAVPEEYGGGGMDYVSYVLALIEVSKACASTGVIMSVNNSLYCFPVMAYGTHEQKKKYLEPCASGERLGCYGLTEAGAGSDPSAMRTTALRDGDEWIINGEKKFITNGNVASYCVLAAVTDKGKGYKGISTFVADLENTPGFKVGRVEEKLGILASGTAELVFEDARLPVDALLGQEGEGFKQMLSTLDGGRIGIASQAIGIGRAVLEESLVYARTREQFNKPISSFQAIQWKLADMATELDAAELLTLRAAWLEDHHMPYEKEAAMAKMFASDITMRASIEGVQILGGYGYSREYPMERHMRDAKICQIYEGTNEIMRLVVARNLLKGK; from the coding sequence ATGGATTTTGCACTGACCGACGAACAGCAGATGGTCCGTGAAATGGCACGCCGCTTCGCTGAAGCGGAGATCAAGCCGAAGGCCGCCGAACTGGATGCCACCCACGCCCACCCGGCCGCGATCGTTCGGGAGTTGGGCGAACTGAAGATGCTCGGCATTGCCGTGCCCGAAGAATACGGCGGCGGCGGGATGGATTACGTGAGCTACGTGCTGGCCCTGATCGAGGTGTCGAAGGCCTGCGCATCGACCGGCGTCATCATGTCGGTCAACAACTCGCTCTACTGCTTCCCGGTGATGGCCTACGGGACCCATGAACAGAAGAAAAAATACCTCGAACCCTGCGCCTCGGGGGAGAGGCTCGGCTGCTACGGGCTGACCGAGGCCGGGGCCGGCTCCGACCCTTCCGCGATGCGCACGACCGCGTTACGGGACGGGGATGAATGGATCATCAACGGCGAGAAGAAGTTCATCACCAACGGGAACGTCGCCTCCTATTGCGTGCTCGCCGCCGTGACCGACAAGGGCAAGGGCTACAAGGGCATCAGCACCTTCGTGGCCGATCTCGAAAACACGCCCGGCTTCAAGGTGGGGCGCGTGGAGGAAAAACTGGGCATCCTCGCCTCCGGCACGGCCGAACTGGTCTTCGAGGACGCCCGCCTGCCCGTCGATGCCCTGCTGGGGCAGGAGGGGGAAGGGTTCAAGCAGATGCTCAGCACCCTGGATGGCGGCCGCATCGGGATCGCCTCCCAGGCGATCGGCATCGGCCGCGCGGTGCTGGAGGAGTCCCTCGTCTACGCCAGGACGCGCGAGCAGTTCAACAAGCCCATCTCGAGCTTCCAGGCGATCCAGTGGAAGCTGGCCGACATGGCGACCGAGCTCGATGCCGCGGAGCTCCTGACGCTTCGGGCGGCGTGGCTCGAAGACCACCACATGCCTTATGAAAAAGAGGCCGCTATGGCCAAGATGTTCGCTTCGGACATCACCATGCGGGCCTCGATCGAGGGGGTTCAGATCCTCGGCGGCTATGGCTACTCCCGGGAGTATCCCATGGAGCGGCACATGCGGGATGCCAAGATCTGCCAGATCTACGAAGGAACCAATGAGATCATGCGCCTGGTGGTGGCGCGAAACCTCCTGAAGGGGAAATAG
- the crt gene encoding 3-hydroxybutyryl-CoA dehydratase yields MAYENIIFEIQEHIAVIKFNRPKALNAINPAVLAEVSAALDEIEANRAVRVLVFTGEGEKSFIAGADIAHMANLSPLEGRKFSREGQDLLLRIEKLPIPVIACVNGFALGGGTEFAMACDFIYASEKAKFGQPESNLGIIPGFGGTQRLARLVGKAMAKELCMAGNVISAEEARQIGLVNKVFAADALWEETMKTAKLIASKGKVSMRGIKHCIDRGLDVDLRTGCYLESDAFALCMASPDGSEGMKAFLEKRKPDFKGELS; encoded by the coding sequence ATGGCATACGAAAACATCATCTTCGAGATTCAGGAACATATCGCTGTGATCAAATTCAACCGGCCGAAGGCTTTGAACGCGATCAACCCGGCGGTGCTGGCTGAGGTCAGCGCGGCCCTGGACGAGATCGAGGCCAACCGGGCGGTCAGGGTCCTGGTGTTCACGGGCGAAGGAGAGAAGTCTTTCATCGCCGGCGCAGACATCGCCCACATGGCGAATCTCTCGCCGCTCGAAGGGCGGAAGTTCTCGCGCGAGGGGCAGGACCTGCTGCTGCGGATCGAAAAGCTGCCCATCCCGGTCATCGCCTGCGTCAACGGGTTCGCCCTGGGCGGCGGGACCGAGTTCGCGATGGCCTGCGACTTCATCTACGCCTCGGAGAAGGCGAAGTTCGGGCAGCCGGAGAGCAATCTGGGGATCATCCCGGGCTTCGGCGGCACGCAGAGGCTCGCACGGCTCGTGGGGAAGGCCATGGCCAAGGAACTCTGCATGGCGGGCAACGTGATCAGCGCAGAGGAGGCCCGGCAGATTGGACTGGTCAACAAGGTCTTTGCGGCCGATGCGCTGTGGGAAGAGACCATGAAGACCGCGAAACTGATCGCCTCCAAGGGCAAGGTGTCCATGCGCGGGATCAAACACTGCATCGACCGCGGACTCGATGTGGATCTGCGGACCGGCTGCTACCTCGAGTCCGACGCCTTTGCGCTGTGCATGGCGAGTCCGGATGGCAGTGAAGGCATGAAGGCGTTTCTGGAAAAACGCAAGCCCGATTTCAAAGGGGAGTTGAGCTGA
- the atoB gene encoding acetyl-CoA acetyltransferase (Evidence 2a : Function from experimental evidences in other organisms; Product type c : carrier), protein MRDVVIVSGARTPVGSFGGTLKDTPVVQMGALVLKETLKRAGLRPEASDSVLQFAPDPLKGTGRIELESKSYDYDQGLQPVAVDEVVMGNVVGAGQGQNVARQATIAAGISKETPAFTINKVCASGMKALALAAQAIRHEEADIMLAGGMENMSLIPYAMPAARWGARMNNTQLVDLMVFDGLFEIFYGYHMGITAENIGVKYGISRQEQDELGALSHQRARKAIADGLFKDEIVPVPIPQRKGDPVFFDTDERPMDTSVEKMAKLRPAFKKDGAVTAGNASGINDAAAAMLLMSAEKAKEMGLKPMARIKAYASAAIDPAYMGLGPIPAVRKLLAQTKLGMGDFGAIELNEAFAVQAIACLRELGCDPDKTNPLGSGISIGHPIGCSGARIVLTLIHRMLREGCDLGLASLCIGGGQGMAMVIERA, encoded by the coding sequence ATGCGTGATGTAGTGATTGTTTCCGGTGCCAGAACGCCCGTCGGTTCATTCGGCGGGACGTTGAAGGATACCCCGGTCGTGCAGATGGGCGCCCTGGTCCTGAAAGAGACCCTCAAGCGGGCCGGGCTCCGCCCCGAGGCCTCCGATAGCGTTTTGCAGTTTGCACCGGACCCCCTCAAGGGCACGGGCAGGATCGAACTGGAGAGCAAGTCTTATGACTACGACCAGGGGCTTCAGCCTGTGGCGGTCGACGAAGTGGTCATGGGCAACGTCGTCGGTGCGGGGCAGGGGCAGAACGTAGCGCGGCAGGCGACCATCGCCGCCGGCATCTCGAAGGAAACCCCGGCCTTCACGATCAACAAGGTCTGCGCCTCCGGCATGAAGGCGCTGGCATTGGCGGCCCAGGCGATCCGGCACGAAGAGGCGGACATCATGCTCGCCGGCGGCATGGAAAACATGAGCCTGATCCCCTACGCGATGCCCGCGGCACGGTGGGGCGCGCGGATGAACAACACGCAGCTCGTGGACCTGATGGTCTTCGATGGTCTTTTCGAGATCTTCTACGGGTACCACATGGGCATTACCGCCGAAAACATTGGGGTGAAATACGGCATCAGCCGCCAGGAGCAGGATGAGCTGGGGGCCCTCAGCCATCAGCGGGCCCGGAAGGCCATCGCCGACGGCCTTTTCAAGGACGAGATCGTCCCGGTGCCGATCCCGCAGCGCAAGGGCGACCCGGTCTTTTTCGACACCGACGAGCGCCCCATGGATACGAGCGTCGAGAAGATGGCCAAACTCCGTCCGGCCTTCAAAAAGGACGGGGCGGTCACGGCGGGGAATGCCTCCGGGATCAACGACGCGGCTGCGGCGATGCTGCTGATGTCGGCCGAAAAGGCCAAGGAGATGGGGTTGAAGCCCATGGCCCGGATCAAGGCCTACGCCTCGGCGGCGATCGATCCGGCTTACATGGGTCTCGGACCGATCCCCGCGGTTCGGAAGCTCCTGGCGCAGACCAAGCTCGGCATGGGCGACTTCGGCGCCATCGAACTGAACGAGGCCTTTGCGGTTCAGGCGATTGCGTGTCTCCGGGAGCTCGGCTGCGACCCGGATAAGACCAACCCCCTCGGCAGCGGCATCTCGATCGGCCACCCGATCGGCTGCAGCGGCGCGCGGATCGTTCTGACGCTGATCCACCGGATGCTCCGCGAAGGGTGCGACCTCGGGCTGGCCTCGCTCTGCATCGGGGGCGGTCAGGGCATGGCGATGGTGATTGAACGTGCATAA
- the atoB gene encoding acetyl-CoA acetyltransferase (Evidence 2a : Function from experimental evidences in other organisms; Product type c : carrier): protein MRDVVIVSACRTAIGDFAGSLKNSVATGLGALALAEAVKRAGIAATDVDEVIMGNVLPHGLGQNPARQAMVKAGFPWEVGAITVNKVCGSGLKAVMLAAQAIQCGDAEIVVAGGMENMNLCPYLLDKARTGYRMNNGQVIDGMVCDGLWDHVNDFHMGMSAELVAEKYGVSRSDMDAFALESYQKAWSAIEAGKFVEEIVPVEIPGRKGETVRFDTDEIPLRKPRTSVEALASLRPAFKKDGTVTAGNASKISDGASALVVMSRERAQTLGCRPLVRVGAQGAAGIDMKYVLVAPILSIPKVLAKDGLEVSDVGLHEINEAFSSSSVAINRELGIDPGRVNVHGGAVALGHPIGASGARVLTTLIYAMKDRGAEIGQASLCLGGGEAVTLVVYNEP from the coding sequence ATGCGGGATGTGGTCATCGTCAGTGCCTGCCGAACGGCCATCGGGGACTTTGCGGGTTCCCTGAAGAACAGCGTTGCGACGGGCCTTGGTGCCCTGGCCCTCGCGGAGGCGGTGAAGCGGGCCGGGATCGCCGCCACGGACGTGGACGAAGTGATCATGGGCAATGTGCTTCCCCACGGGCTCGGCCAGAACCCGGCTCGTCAAGCGATGGTCAAGGCCGGCTTCCCCTGGGAGGTCGGGGCGATCACCGTCAACAAGGTGTGCGGCTCGGGTCTGAAGGCGGTCATGCTCGCGGCCCAGGCGATCCAGTGCGGCGATGCGGAGATCGTGGTAGCCGGCGGGATGGAGAACATGAACCTCTGCCCCTATCTGCTCGACAAGGCGCGGACGGGTTACCGCATGAACAATGGCCAGGTGATCGACGGGATGGTCTGCGACGGCCTCTGGGACCATGTAAACGACTTTCACATGGGGATGAGCGCGGAGTTGGTCGCGGAAAAGTACGGCGTCAGCCGTTCCGATATGGATGCCTTCGCCCTGGAATCTTACCAGAAGGCCTGGTCGGCGATCGAGGCCGGCAAATTCGTCGAAGAGATCGTGCCGGTGGAGATCCCGGGCCGCAAGGGCGAAACCGTGCGGTTCGACACCGATGAGATTCCGCTCCGCAAGCCCCGCACAAGTGTCGAAGCGCTGGCCTCCCTGCGCCCCGCCTTCAAGAAGGACGGCACCGTGACGGCCGGGAACGCTTCGAAGATCAGCGACGGGGCCTCGGCCCTGGTGGTGATGTCCCGGGAAAGGGCGCAGACATTGGGGTGCCGCCCGCTGGTGCGCGTCGGCGCGCAGGGCGCTGCAGGCATCGACATGAAATATGTTCTGGTGGCGCCGATCCTCTCCATACCCAAGGTCCTCGCCAAGGACGGCCTCGAGGTATCCGACGTCGGGCTGCACGAGATCAACGAGGCCTTCAGCTCGTCGTCGGTCGCCATCAATCGAGAGCTCGGCATCGACCCCGGCCGGGTGAACGTGCACGGAGGGGCCGTGGCCCTCGGCCATCCGATCGGGGCGAGCGGCGCACGTGTCCTGACGACCCTCATCTACGCCATGAAGGACCGCGGGGCCGAGATCGGCCAGGCCTCGCTCTGCCTGGGAGGCGGCGAGGCCGTCACACTGGTCGTCTACAACGAGCCGTGA
- a CDS encoding Aminotransferase, class I/II, which translates to MNPIAQELNEILRRANPHVFDMLSQVGRNLFFPKGILAQSAEAKQKAHRFNATIGMATEKGETMYLPSVMASIAGLTAEQALTYAPSFGIPKLRQVWQEGLFAKNPSLKGKTVSLPIVTNAITHGLSVIADMWADPGDVLILPDKMWGNYNMIFGVRRGAEVVNYSLFDESGAFNLEAFEGCVRKEAAARKKLIVILNFPNNPTGYTLSAAEADRLGEILTAVAEAGTNVLAVTDDAYFGLFYDETASKESVFTRLVDRHPRLLAVKLDGATKENFVWGLRVGFITYGGVFLEDEKGACDALERKTAGDVRGSISNASRLSQEIVLKALLSPAYPAEKEQKFQIMAGRAREVKRVLQDPKYQDAWDVYPFNSGYFMCLKLKTVDAEQLRVHLLDQYGVGLIALGKTDLRVAFSCLEEEDVQALFDAVLSGIRDLEK; encoded by the coding sequence ATGAACCCGATCGCACAGGAACTGAACGAGATCCTCCGCAGGGCGAACCCCCACGTTTTCGACATGCTGAGCCAGGTCGGCCGGAACCTCTTCTTTCCGAAAGGCATCCTGGCGCAGAGCGCCGAAGCCAAGCAGAAGGCCCATCGTTTCAACGCCACCATCGGGATGGCGACCGAAAAGGGGGAGACGATGTACCTGCCTTCGGTCATGGCTTCCATCGCCGGACTGACCGCCGAACAGGCGCTCACCTACGCCCCGTCTTTCGGGATCCCCAAGCTCCGCCAGGTCTGGCAGGAAGGGCTCTTCGCCAAGAACCCCTCCCTGAAGGGCAAGACCGTCAGCCTGCCCATCGTGACGAACGCGATCACCCACGGCCTGAGCGTCATCGCCGACATGTGGGCCGACCCGGGCGACGTCCTGATCCTCCCGGACAAGATGTGGGGCAACTACAACATGATCTTCGGCGTCCGCAGGGGTGCGGAGGTGGTCAATTATTCGCTCTTCGACGAGTCAGGCGCCTTCAACCTGGAGGCCTTCGAGGGATGCGTGCGGAAAGAGGCGGCCGCACGGAAAAAGCTCATCGTCATCCTGAACTTCCCCAACAACCCGACCGGCTATACCTTGAGCGCTGCCGAGGCCGACCGGCTCGGCGAGATCCTGACCGCCGTCGCCGAGGCCGGGACCAATGTCCTCGCCGTCACGGATGATGCCTATTTCGGCCTCTTCTACGATGAAACCGCCTCGAAGGAATCGGTCTTCACCCGGCTGGTCGACCGGCATCCGCGTCTCCTGGCCGTCAAACTCGACGGCGCCACCAAGGAGAACTTCGTCTGGGGGCTGCGCGTCGGCTTCATCACCTATGGGGGCGTCTTCCTCGAGGACGAAAAGGGCGCCTGCGACGCCCTGGAACGGAAGACGGCGGGGGACGTCCGGGGCTCCATCTCGAACGCCTCGCGTCTGAGCCAGGAGATCGTGCTGAAGGCGCTGCTTTCTCCCGCCTACCCGGCCGAAAAGGAGCAAAAGTTCCAGATCATGGCGGGGCGTGCCCGCGAGGTCAAACGCGTGCTCCAGGACCCGAAATACCAGGATGCCTGGGACGTCTATCCCTTCAACTCCGGCTACTTCATGTGTCTGAAACTGAAGACCGTCGATGCGGAACAGCTGCGCGTGCATCTTTTGGACCAATACGGAGTCGGGCTCATCGCGCTCGGCAAAACCGACCTGCGCGTCGCCTTTTCGTGCCTCGAGGAAGAGGACGTGCAGGCCCTCTTCGATGCGGTGCTGAGCGGGATCCGCGACCTGGAAAAATAG
- a CDS encoding conserved membrane hypothetical protein (Evidence 4 : Unknown function but conserved in other organisms) produces the protein MAEFDIWLMLSRSTLIIRIDLAILLAMSLISWAIILMKYIQFRRADRAAAADLRWPGDIQDVHGHVRKPGRHKDSPSTLLALEVFSEFKRLSAMQNHSVDNAPLIMESIRQTTRDEIAAQTDRLFSTLPFLATCANAAPLLGLFGTVWGIMHSFQSFEGLTQRSLAAVAPGMAEALVTTALGLIVAIPATLAHNVLLGRLSGIENKLNRLGARFVRQIEAKVMKERPHADGVATDVRT, from the coding sequence TTGGCTGAATTCGACATCTGGCTGATGCTCAGCCGCTCCACCCTGATCATCCGGATCGATCTGGCGATCCTGCTGGCGATGTCGCTGATCAGCTGGGCGATCATCCTGATGAAGTATATCCAGTTCCGCCGGGCCGACAGGGCCGCAGCAGCCGACCTGCGCTGGCCCGGCGACATCCAGGACGTGCACGGGCATGTCAGGAAGCCCGGGCGCCACAAGGACTCCCCATCGACCCTCCTCGCCCTGGAGGTCTTCAGCGAATTCAAGCGCCTGAGCGCGATGCAGAACCACTCCGTGGACAATGCTCCGCTCATCATGGAAAGCATCCGCCAGACCACCCGGGACGAGATCGCCGCTCAGACGGACCGGCTTTTCAGCACCCTGCCCTTTCTCGCCACCTGCGCGAACGCAGCGCCGCTCCTGGGCCTTTTCGGCACGGTCTGGGGGATCATGCACTCCTTTCAAAGCTTCGAAGGACTCACCCAGAGGTCCCTCGCCGCCGTGGCGCCGGGCATGGCCGAGGCGCTCGTCACCACCGCCCTCGGACTGATCGTCGCCATCCCCGCCACCCTGGCGCACAATGTCCTGCTCGGCCGGCTCAGCGGCATCGAAAACAAGCTGAACCGGCTAGGCGCGAGATTCGTCCGGCAGATCGAGGCGAAGGTCATGAAGGAAAGGCCCCACGCAGACGGAGTGGCGACCGATGTCCGCACCTGA
- a CDS encoding Methyltransferase type 11, which produces MTGRTACSIPCNLCGSESVEEISLRDREGQYLRTVICTECGLIWSDPRPSDERIEHFYAKRYRKEYKGITRPKKKHVYRHAKNALKRYAFFRDVVKEGDRLLDIGAGNGVFVYCLRGLGVEASGIEPDEGHSRYAREELHVPVETGFSRDIDRYGTFDIITLNHVLEHMIDPFAELRHLWALLKSGGSLVVDVPNAEDLKQDPKNRYHKAHLYTFNPESLSALGEKAGFRVFRRETERHNGNISMLFRKSVDPPAVPGDLSGNCARILGIIGAYTRLRHFASAIPYKKLLENAATALDEQVAVRRFNRHRDIIDAVLLSCRSKDGGGAVPRRRPGNLGDG; this is translated from the coding sequence ATGACCGGCCGGACCGCATGTTCGATACCCTGCAATCTGTGCGGCTCTGAATCCGTTGAGGAGATCTCTCTTCGGGATCGGGAAGGGCAGTACCTGAGGACGGTCATTTGCACGGAGTGCGGCCTGATCTGGAGCGATCCGCGGCCGTCCGACGAGCGGATCGAGCACTTCTACGCGAAGCGGTATCGAAAAGAATACAAGGGCATCACCAGGCCCAAGAAAAAACACGTCTATCGGCACGCCAAAAACGCGCTGAAACGATACGCGTTCTTCAGGGATGTCGTGAAGGAGGGCGATCGCCTGCTGGACATCGGCGCGGGCAATGGGGTGTTCGTCTACTGCCTGCGGGGCCTTGGCGTGGAGGCTTCCGGGATCGAACCCGATGAGGGTCATTCACGCTATGCACGCGAGGAGCTGCACGTCCCGGTGGAAACCGGTTTTTCACGGGACATCGACCGGTACGGTACCTTCGATATCATCACCTTGAACCATGTCCTCGAGCATATGATCGACCCCTTTGCCGAATTGAGGCACCTTTGGGCCCTCTTGAAGAGCGGCGGATCCCTGGTGGTCGACGTGCCCAACGCGGAGGATCTGAAACAGGATCCAAAAAACCGATACCACAAGGCCCATCTCTACACCTTCAATCCCGAAAGCCTTTCAGCTCTGGGTGAAAAGGCTGGGTTCCGCGTCTTCAGAAGGGAGACGGAACGGCACAACGGCAATATATCGATGCTTTTCAGAAAGTCGGTCGACCCGCCCGCCGTGCCCGGCGATTTGAGTGGCAATTGCGCCAGGATCCTTGGGATCATCGGCGCTTATACCCGTCTCCGGCATTTTGCCAGCGCGATCCCCTATAAAAAGCTTCTGGAGAATGCCGCCACGGCTCTCGACGAACAGGTGGCCGTCAGGCGGTTCAACCGTCACCGGGATATCATCGACGCCGTTCTTCTATCCTGCCGGTCGAAAGATGGAGGCGGGGCCGTCCCCCGCCGGCGACCCGGAAACCTGGGCGACGGATAG
- a CDS encoding conserved exported hypothetical protein (Evidence 4 : Unknown function but conserved in other organisms), which translates to MYAMIWKFLAATALAACISMHPSGGGAEPKTAPLPEAAATFESGRLYQYGRLNVLDLHGTYKQMGRQYGHLLQDELARLYQAAIEGYFIQEKGLAPEAMRQAAQSLYAFYPHRFKTFFEGMAETSGLPLEKHILLNALELYGMLPGCSGIAVWKDYTAGGPLVFGRNYDWFGSYRSFARFLTVTVFNGGEGIPAAIATFAGVIYATTGMNAQGLFLELNNGFPSGGSLAYSNRVPAVVHLLAFLRDCSNMAHLDAALNSTRSNFTFIINVADREAAFAYEWLPFDIRRRTGKSDGLLVATNHFVDPGWGIELQDTGGFKTRERRDNLLSLAEGRKGHMTVEAMMEILDTDIDRGGAAWPAGDAIQTVYQIIAVPAERKFWVKVPGFQEWTAVDLGRLFAEAGSR; encoded by the coding sequence ATGTATGCGATGATCTGGAAGTTCCTGGCTGCAACGGCGCTCGCAGCGTGTATTTCCATGCATCCATCGGGGGGGGGCGCCGAACCGAAGACGGCGCCCTTGCCTGAGGCTGCCGCGACGTTTGAAAGCGGGAGGCTTTATCAGTACGGAAGACTGAACGTCCTCGATCTGCACGGGACCTATAAACAGATGGGTCGGCAGTACGGCCATCTCCTGCAGGATGAACTGGCACGTCTCTACCAGGCGGCCATCGAGGGGTACTTCATCCAAGAAAAAGGCCTTGCACCGGAGGCGATGAGGCAGGCGGCCCAGTCGCTCTATGCATTCTATCCCCATCGTTTCAAGACCTTTTTCGAAGGCATGGCGGAAACCTCCGGACTGCCGCTCGAAAAACATATCCTGCTCAATGCCCTCGAGCTTTACGGGATGCTTCCCGGCTGCTCCGGCATCGCTGTATGGAAGGATTACACGGCGGGCGGTCCTCTCGTCTTCGGCCGCAATTACGACTGGTTCGGAAGTTACCGCTCCTTTGCGCGCTTCCTCACGGTTACGGTCTTCAATGGGGGGGAGGGCATTCCTGCGGCCATCGCCACCTTCGCCGGTGTGATCTACGCCACGACCGGCATGAATGCGCAGGGCCTTTTTCTGGAACTCAACAACGGGTTCCCCTCCGGAGGGTCCCTTGCATACTCGAACCGGGTGCCGGCCGTAGTCCATCTGCTGGCGTTCCTTCGGGACTGTTCGAACATGGCGCACCTGGACGCCGCCCTGAATTCCACCCGCTCGAACTTCACGTTCATCATCAATGTTGCCGACCGGGAGGCGGCCTTCGCCTATGAATGGCTTCCCTTCGATATTCGGAGGCGCACCGGCAAGTCCGACGGTCTGCTGGTGGCGACGAATCACTTCGTGGATCCGGGATGGGGCATTGAACTCCAGGACACCGGCGGGTTCAAAACGAGGGAGCGCAGGGACAATCTCCTGTCTCTTGCCGAGGGCCGTAAGGGGCATATGACGGTCGAGGCGATGATGGAGATCCTGGACACGGACATCGACCGGGGCGGGGCTGCCTGGCCGGCGGGGGATGCGATCCAGACGGTTTACCAGATCATTGCCGTTCCTGCAGAACGCAAGTTTTGGGTCAAGGTGCCGGGCTTCCAGGAGTGGACCGCTGTAGACCTGGGCCGGCTGTTTGCGGAGGCTGGCTCTCGATGA
- a CDS encoding Flavoprotein reductase-like, DIM6/NTAB family protein, with protein MHYDPQKGDHGLAFNPFKSCVAPRPIGWISTRSENRTDNLAPYSQFQNLTFDPPYVMIAANQNTLGKRKDTVVNIEETGEFVYNMATYDLREAVNRSAAEVPPDVDEFELAGLTKAPSLKVKPFRVAESPIQFECVYHQTLRLPGSGPIGTVDVVVGRVVLVHIRDDAITPDGKIDILKIRPLARLGYYDYTTVDSLFEMVIPGKNELLLKGLEGAPGGK; from the coding sequence ATGCACTACGATCCCCAAAAAGGCGACCACGGCCTGGCCTTCAACCCGTTCAAATCCTGCGTCGCACCCCGGCCTATCGGATGGATATCGACCCGCAGCGAGAACCGTACGGACAACCTCGCCCCCTACAGTCAATTTCAGAACCTCACCTTCGACCCGCCCTACGTCATGATCGCCGCCAACCAGAACACGCTCGGGAAGCGGAAAGACACCGTCGTCAACATCGAGGAGACCGGGGAATTCGTATACAACATGGCCACCTACGATCTGCGCGAGGCCGTCAACCGGTCCGCGGCGGAGGTTCCCCCCGACGTGGACGAATTCGAACTGGCCGGGCTCACCAAGGCGCCGTCCCTGAAAGTGAAGCCCTTCCGGGTTGCGGAATCCCCCATTCAGTTCGAATGCGTGTACCATCAGACCCTGAGACTGCCCGGCAGCGGGCCGATCGGCACCGTCGACGTCGTAGTCGGCAGGGTGGTGCTGGTGCATATCCGGGATGACGCGATCACCCCGGACGGAAAAATCGACATCCTCAAAATCCGCCCCCTGGCGCGCCTCGGCTATTATGATTACACTACGGTGGACTCCCTCTTCGAAATGGTCATTCCGGGGAAAAACGAACTGCTGCTGAAGGGCCTGGAAGGGGCGCCCGGAGGAAAATAA